From the genome of Carassius gibelio isolate Cgi1373 ecotype wild population from Czech Republic chromosome A16, carGib1.2-hapl.c, whole genome shotgun sequence, one region includes:
- the mtdhb gene encoding protein LYRIC isoform X4 yields the protein MAPGWQEIASQHVEQITGYVRETLSTGLVYLKSELGIDLGLNPDLCAPWLLLLTAWGALLLILILWVSVCRGLSKRLSETGDIADDTVPPQSVKKADEPRKRNRKKNAEKKAQRNGLAVELQEEAKVEDLQEPPEGKTDKAKKNKKKAKPPAKEKKPSTSLNGKEPNEGTWETKVSNREKRQQRRKDKAPGDGSDSPETTAASSAISTMEEIQTTPEEPETTIPTTVATPPVQREVEVDPPEIEASFVRDTVVPQVMQSWQEVLAVDGSGWSDQGLQLPPQTASVQAENWTSMTVPTERQTSEPSVWPQDMEGSWTIVDGPHISVSFSGLTAVPELSWSAQPPVPLDDEWSGINSRSGDQSCDWNAPSEEWGNYPGQQSVSAAPLEPPVPEVAQESDNEKDKDEAGAPGSGKAKKKKKKKKKVEDAGPSAQNTCIQSQVKAEKEPSIATLAQSAAGNTARSRLDDTARAVPSAPVQTQQRMTGTEPTDKSAPGPAQKKTDDSKESLKQPVKKKKARRET from the exons ATGGCACCGGGTTGGCAAGAGATCGCTTCACAGCATGTGGAACAGATAACGGGATATGTTAGAGAAACCCTGTCGACCGGCCTCGTCTATCTGAAGTCTGAGCTGGGAATAGATTTGGGCTTGAATCCTGATCTGTGCGCCCCATGGCTACTCCTTTTAACGGCCTGGGGGGCTCTACTTCTAATTCTGATTTTATGGGTCTCGGTCTGTCGTGGTTTATCAAAAAGACTTTCAGAGACAGGAGACATCGCCGACGACACGGTTCCACCTCAATCGGTGAAGAAGGCAGATGAGCCCCGAAAAAGGAACAGAAAGAAGAATGCTGAGAAG AAAGCCCAGAGGAACGGACTTGCTGTTGAACTACAAGAAGAGGCCAAAGTGGAGGACCTTCAAGAACCACCAGAAGGAAAGACTGACAAG GCAAAGAAGAATAAGAAAAAGGCAAAGCCTCCAGCAAAAGAGAAAAAACCATCTACATCCCTTAATGGCAAAGAACCAAATGAGG GTACCTGGGAGACCAAGGTCAGTAACCGTGAGAAACGGCAGCAGCGGCGGAAGGACAAGGCTCCAGGTGATGGGTCAGACAGCCCAGAAACAACCGCGGCTTCGAGTGCCATTAGTACCATGGAGGAAATCCAGACCACCCCAGAAGAACCAGAAACCACCATCCCCACCACTGTTGCTACACCTCCAGTCCAAAGAGAAGTGGAGG TGGACCCACCTGAAATTGAAGCAAGCTTTGTACGAGACACTGTTGTTCCTCAAG TGATGCAGAGTTGGCAGGAAGTGCTGGCTGTTGACGGTTCTGGCTGGAGTGATCAGGGCCTGCAGCTTCCTCCTCAGACGGCCAGTGTTCAGGCGGAGAACTGGACCAGCATGACTGTCCCAACTGAGCGTCAGACTAGTGAGCCCTCTGTCTGGCCCCAAGATATGGaag GTTCATGGACTATAGTGGATGGACCTCACATttcagtttcattcagtggctTGACTGCTG TGCCTGAACTGAGTTGGAGTGCTCAGCCTCCTGTGCCACTGGATGATGAGTGGTCCGGAATAA ACAGCAGATCTGGAGATCAATCGTGTGACTGGAACGCTCCGTCAGAGGAGTGGGGGAACTATCCCGGGCAGCAGTCTGTTAGCGCAGCGCCGCTGGAGCCGCCGGTCCCAGAAGTGGCACAG GAGTCTGATAACGAGAAAGATAAAGACGAAGCAGGTGCCCCTGGTAGCGGGAAggctaagaagaagaaaaagaagaagaagaaggtggAGGATGCTGGACCTTCTGCGCAG AATACATGCATTCAGTCGCAGGTGAAGGCAGAGAAAGAGCCGAGTATCGCAACACTGGCACAGAGTGCAGCCGGAAACACAGCAAGG TCACGTTTGGACGACACGGCACGTGCTGTACCATCAGCTCCGGTACAGACGCAGCAGAGAATGACTGGAACTGAGCCGACTGACAAATCCGCTCCTGGACCAGCACAAA AAAAAACGGATGACAGCAAGGAGTCTTTGAAACAACCAGTCAAAAAGAAGAAGGCTAGAAGAGAGACTTAG
- the mtdhb gene encoding protein LYRIC isoform X6, translated as MAPGWQEIASQHVEQITGYVRETLSTGLVYLKSELGIDLGLNPDLCAPWLLLLTAWGALLLILILWVSVCRGLSKRLSETGDIADDTVPPQSVKKADEPRKRNRKKNAEKKAQRNGLAVELQEEAKVEDLQEPPEGKTDKAKKNKKKAKPPAKEKKPSTSLNGKEPNEGTWETKVSNREKRQQRRKDKAPGDGSDSPETTAASSAISTMEEIQTTPEEPETTIPTTVATPPVQREVEVDPPEIEASFVRDTVVPQVMQSWQEVLAVDGSGWSDQGLQLPPQTASVQAENWTSMTVPTERQTSEPSVWPQDMEGSWTIVDGPHISVSFSGLTAVPELSWSAQPPVPLDDEWSGINSRSGDQSCDWNAPSEEWGNYPGQQSVSAAPLEPPVPEVAQESDNEKDKDEAGAPGSGKAKKKKKKKKKVEDAGPSAQVKAEKEPSIATLAQSAAGNTARSRLDDTARAVPSAPVQTQQRMTGTEPTDKSAPGPAQKKTDDSKESLKQPVKKKKARRET; from the exons ATGGCACCGGGTTGGCAAGAGATCGCTTCACAGCATGTGGAACAGATAACGGGATATGTTAGAGAAACCCTGTCGACCGGCCTCGTCTATCTGAAGTCTGAGCTGGGAATAGATTTGGGCTTGAATCCTGATCTGTGCGCCCCATGGCTACTCCTTTTAACGGCCTGGGGGGCTCTACTTCTAATTCTGATTTTATGGGTCTCGGTCTGTCGTGGTTTATCAAAAAGACTTTCAGAGACAGGAGACATCGCCGACGACACGGTTCCACCTCAATCGGTGAAGAAGGCAGATGAGCCCCGAAAAAGGAACAGAAAGAAGAATGCTGAGAAG AAAGCCCAGAGGAACGGACTTGCTGTTGAACTACAAGAAGAGGCCAAAGTGGAGGACCTTCAAGAACCACCAGAAGGAAAGACTGACAAG GCAAAGAAGAATAAGAAAAAGGCAAAGCCTCCAGCAAAAGAGAAAAAACCATCTACATCCCTTAATGGCAAAGAACCAAATGAGG GTACCTGGGAGACCAAGGTCAGTAACCGTGAGAAACGGCAGCAGCGGCGGAAGGACAAGGCTCCAGGTGATGGGTCAGACAGCCCAGAAACAACCGCGGCTTCGAGTGCCATTAGTACCATGGAGGAAATCCAGACCACCCCAGAAGAACCAGAAACCACCATCCCCACCACTGTTGCTACACCTCCAGTCCAAAGAGAAGTGGAGG TGGACCCACCTGAAATTGAAGCAAGCTTTGTACGAGACACTGTTGTTCCTCAAG TGATGCAGAGTTGGCAGGAAGTGCTGGCTGTTGACGGTTCTGGCTGGAGTGATCAGGGCCTGCAGCTTCCTCCTCAGACGGCCAGTGTTCAGGCGGAGAACTGGACCAGCATGACTGTCCCAACTGAGCGTCAGACTAGTGAGCCCTCTGTCTGGCCCCAAGATATGGaag GTTCATGGACTATAGTGGATGGACCTCACATttcagtttcattcagtggctTGACTGCTG TGCCTGAACTGAGTTGGAGTGCTCAGCCTCCTGTGCCACTGGATGATGAGTGGTCCGGAATAA ACAGCAGATCTGGAGATCAATCGTGTGACTGGAACGCTCCGTCAGAGGAGTGGGGGAACTATCCCGGGCAGCAGTCTGTTAGCGCAGCGCCGCTGGAGCCGCCGGTCCCAGAAGTGGCACAG GAGTCTGATAACGAGAAAGATAAAGACGAAGCAGGTGCCCCTGGTAGCGGGAAggctaagaagaagaaaaagaagaagaagaaggtggAGGATGCTGGACCTTCTGCGCAG GTGAAGGCAGAGAAAGAGCCGAGTATCGCAACACTGGCACAGAGTGCAGCCGGAAACACAGCAAGG TCACGTTTGGACGACACGGCACGTGCTGTACCATCAGCTCCGGTACAGACGCAGCAGAGAATGACTGGAACTGAGCCGACTGACAAATCCGCTCCTGGACCAGCACAAA AAAAAACGGATGACAGCAAGGAGTCTTTGAAACAACCAGTCAAAAAGAAGAAGGCTAGAAGAGAGACTTAG
- the mtdhb gene encoding protein LYRIC isoform X1 — protein sequence MAPGWQEIASQHVEQITGYVRETLSTGLVYLKSELGIDLGLNPDLCAPWLLLLTAWGALLLILILWVSVCRGLSKRLSETGDIADDTVPPQSVKKADEPRKRNRKKNAEKKAQRNGLAVELQEEAKVEDLQEPPEGKTDKAKKNKKKAKPPAKEKKPSTSLNGKEPNEGTWETKVSNREKRQQRRKDKAPGDGSDSPETTAASSAISTMEEIQTTPEEPETTIPTTVATPPVQREVEVDPPEIEASFVRDTVVPQVMQSWQEVLAVDGSGWSDQGLQLPPQTASVQAENWTSMTVPTERQTSEPSVWPQDMEGSWTIVDGPHISVSFSGLTAVPELSWSAQPPVPLDDEWSGINSRSGDQSCDWNAPSEEWGNYPGQQSVSAAPLEPPVPEVAQVSPSCSAGPESDNEKDKDEAGAPGSGKAKKKKKKKKKVEDAGPSAQNTCIQSQVKAEKEPSIATLAQSAAGNTARSRLDDTARAVPSAPVQTQQRMTGTEPTDKSAPGPAQKKTDDSKESLKQPVKKKKARRET from the exons ATGGCACCGGGTTGGCAAGAGATCGCTTCACAGCATGTGGAACAGATAACGGGATATGTTAGAGAAACCCTGTCGACCGGCCTCGTCTATCTGAAGTCTGAGCTGGGAATAGATTTGGGCTTGAATCCTGATCTGTGCGCCCCATGGCTACTCCTTTTAACGGCCTGGGGGGCTCTACTTCTAATTCTGATTTTATGGGTCTCGGTCTGTCGTGGTTTATCAAAAAGACTTTCAGAGACAGGAGACATCGCCGACGACACGGTTCCACCTCAATCGGTGAAGAAGGCAGATGAGCCCCGAAAAAGGAACAGAAAGAAGAATGCTGAGAAG AAAGCCCAGAGGAACGGACTTGCTGTTGAACTACAAGAAGAGGCCAAAGTGGAGGACCTTCAAGAACCACCAGAAGGAAAGACTGACAAG GCAAAGAAGAATAAGAAAAAGGCAAAGCCTCCAGCAAAAGAGAAAAAACCATCTACATCCCTTAATGGCAAAGAACCAAATGAGG GTACCTGGGAGACCAAGGTCAGTAACCGTGAGAAACGGCAGCAGCGGCGGAAGGACAAGGCTCCAGGTGATGGGTCAGACAGCCCAGAAACAACCGCGGCTTCGAGTGCCATTAGTACCATGGAGGAAATCCAGACCACCCCAGAAGAACCAGAAACCACCATCCCCACCACTGTTGCTACACCTCCAGTCCAAAGAGAAGTGGAGG TGGACCCACCTGAAATTGAAGCAAGCTTTGTACGAGACACTGTTGTTCCTCAAG TGATGCAGAGTTGGCAGGAAGTGCTGGCTGTTGACGGTTCTGGCTGGAGTGATCAGGGCCTGCAGCTTCCTCCTCAGACGGCCAGTGTTCAGGCGGAGAACTGGACCAGCATGACTGTCCCAACTGAGCGTCAGACTAGTGAGCCCTCTGTCTGGCCCCAAGATATGGaag GTTCATGGACTATAGTGGATGGACCTCACATttcagtttcattcagtggctTGACTGCTG TGCCTGAACTGAGTTGGAGTGCTCAGCCTCCTGTGCCACTGGATGATGAGTGGTCCGGAATAA ACAGCAGATCTGGAGATCAATCGTGTGACTGGAACGCTCCGTCAGAGGAGTGGGGGAACTATCCCGGGCAGCAGTCTGTTAGCGCAGCGCCGCTGGAGCCGCCGGTCCCAGAAGTGGCACAGGTCAGTCCGTCCTGCAGCGCTGGGCCT GAGTCTGATAACGAGAAAGATAAAGACGAAGCAGGTGCCCCTGGTAGCGGGAAggctaagaagaagaaaaagaagaagaagaaggtggAGGATGCTGGACCTTCTGCGCAG AATACATGCATTCAGTCGCAGGTGAAGGCAGAGAAAGAGCCGAGTATCGCAACACTGGCACAGAGTGCAGCCGGAAACACAGCAAGG TCACGTTTGGACGACACGGCACGTGCTGTACCATCAGCTCCGGTACAGACGCAGCAGAGAATGACTGGAACTGAGCCGACTGACAAATCCGCTCCTGGACCAGCACAAA AAAAAACGGATGACAGCAAGGAGTCTTTGAAACAACCAGTCAAAAAGAAGAAGGCTAGAAGAGAGACTTAG
- the mtdhb gene encoding protein LYRIC isoform X5 has translation MAPGWQEIASQHVEQITGYVRETLSTGLVYLKSELGIDLGLNPDLCAPWLLLLTAWGALLLILILWVSVCRGLSKRLSETGDIADDTVPPQSVKKADEPRKRNRKKNAEKKAQRNGLAVELQEEAKVEDLQEPPEGKTDKAKKNKKKAKPPAKEKKPSTSLNGKEPNEGTWETKVSNREKRQQRRKDKAPGDGSDSPETTAASSAISTMEEIQTTPEEPETTIPTTVATPPVQREVEVDPPEIEASFVRDTVVPQVMQSWQEVLAVDGSGWSDQGLQLPPQTASVQAENWTSMTVPTERQTSEPSVWPQDMEGSWTIVDGPHISVSFSGLTAVPELSWSAQPPVPLDDEWSGINSRSGDQSCDWNAPSEEWGNYPGQQSVSAAPLEPPVPEVAQESDNEKDKDEAGAPGSGKAKKKKKKKKKVEDAGPSAQSQVKAEKEPSIATLAQSAAGNTARSRLDDTARAVPSAPVQTQQRMTGTEPTDKSAPGPAQKKTDDSKESLKQPVKKKKARRET, from the exons ATGGCACCGGGTTGGCAAGAGATCGCTTCACAGCATGTGGAACAGATAACGGGATATGTTAGAGAAACCCTGTCGACCGGCCTCGTCTATCTGAAGTCTGAGCTGGGAATAGATTTGGGCTTGAATCCTGATCTGTGCGCCCCATGGCTACTCCTTTTAACGGCCTGGGGGGCTCTACTTCTAATTCTGATTTTATGGGTCTCGGTCTGTCGTGGTTTATCAAAAAGACTTTCAGAGACAGGAGACATCGCCGACGACACGGTTCCACCTCAATCGGTGAAGAAGGCAGATGAGCCCCGAAAAAGGAACAGAAAGAAGAATGCTGAGAAG AAAGCCCAGAGGAACGGACTTGCTGTTGAACTACAAGAAGAGGCCAAAGTGGAGGACCTTCAAGAACCACCAGAAGGAAAGACTGACAAG GCAAAGAAGAATAAGAAAAAGGCAAAGCCTCCAGCAAAAGAGAAAAAACCATCTACATCCCTTAATGGCAAAGAACCAAATGAGG GTACCTGGGAGACCAAGGTCAGTAACCGTGAGAAACGGCAGCAGCGGCGGAAGGACAAGGCTCCAGGTGATGGGTCAGACAGCCCAGAAACAACCGCGGCTTCGAGTGCCATTAGTACCATGGAGGAAATCCAGACCACCCCAGAAGAACCAGAAACCACCATCCCCACCACTGTTGCTACACCTCCAGTCCAAAGAGAAGTGGAGG TGGACCCACCTGAAATTGAAGCAAGCTTTGTACGAGACACTGTTGTTCCTCAAG TGATGCAGAGTTGGCAGGAAGTGCTGGCTGTTGACGGTTCTGGCTGGAGTGATCAGGGCCTGCAGCTTCCTCCTCAGACGGCCAGTGTTCAGGCGGAGAACTGGACCAGCATGACTGTCCCAACTGAGCGTCAGACTAGTGAGCCCTCTGTCTGGCCCCAAGATATGGaag GTTCATGGACTATAGTGGATGGACCTCACATttcagtttcattcagtggctTGACTGCTG TGCCTGAACTGAGTTGGAGTGCTCAGCCTCCTGTGCCACTGGATGATGAGTGGTCCGGAATAA ACAGCAGATCTGGAGATCAATCGTGTGACTGGAACGCTCCGTCAGAGGAGTGGGGGAACTATCCCGGGCAGCAGTCTGTTAGCGCAGCGCCGCTGGAGCCGCCGGTCCCAGAAGTGGCACAG GAGTCTGATAACGAGAAAGATAAAGACGAAGCAGGTGCCCCTGGTAGCGGGAAggctaagaagaagaaaaagaagaagaagaaggtggAGGATGCTGGACCTTCTGCGCAG TCGCAGGTGAAGGCAGAGAAAGAGCCGAGTATCGCAACACTGGCACAGAGTGCAGCCGGAAACACAGCAAGG TCACGTTTGGACGACACGGCACGTGCTGTACCATCAGCTCCGGTACAGACGCAGCAGAGAATGACTGGAACTGAGCCGACTGACAAATCCGCTCCTGGACCAGCACAAA AAAAAACGGATGACAGCAAGGAGTCTTTGAAACAACCAGTCAAAAAGAAGAAGGCTAGAAGAGAGACTTAG
- the mtdhb gene encoding protein LYRIC isoform X3: MAPGWQEIASQHVEQITGYVRETLSTGLVYLKSELGIDLGLNPDLCAPWLLLLTAWGALLLILILWVSVCRGLSKRLSETGDIADDTVPPQSVKKADEPRKRNRKKNAEKKAQRNGLAVELQEEAKVEDLQEPPEGKTDKAKKNKKKAKPPAKEKKPSTSLNGKEPNEGTWETKVSNREKRQQRRKDKAPGDGSDSPETTAASSAISTMEEIQTTPEEPETTIPTTVATPPVQREVEVDPPEIEASFVRDTVVPQVMQSWQEVLAVDGSGWSDQGLQLPPQTASVQAENWTSMTVPTERQTSEPSVWPQDMEGSWTIVDGPHISVSFSGLTAVPELSWSAQPPVPLDDEWSGINSRSGDQSCDWNAPSEEWGNYPGQQSVSAAPLEPPVPEVAQVSPSCSAGPESDNEKDKDEAGAPGSGKAKKKKKKKKKVEDAGPSAQVKAEKEPSIATLAQSAAGNTARSRLDDTARAVPSAPVQTQQRMTGTEPTDKSAPGPAQKKTDDSKESLKQPVKKKKARRET, encoded by the exons ATGGCACCGGGTTGGCAAGAGATCGCTTCACAGCATGTGGAACAGATAACGGGATATGTTAGAGAAACCCTGTCGACCGGCCTCGTCTATCTGAAGTCTGAGCTGGGAATAGATTTGGGCTTGAATCCTGATCTGTGCGCCCCATGGCTACTCCTTTTAACGGCCTGGGGGGCTCTACTTCTAATTCTGATTTTATGGGTCTCGGTCTGTCGTGGTTTATCAAAAAGACTTTCAGAGACAGGAGACATCGCCGACGACACGGTTCCACCTCAATCGGTGAAGAAGGCAGATGAGCCCCGAAAAAGGAACAGAAAGAAGAATGCTGAGAAG AAAGCCCAGAGGAACGGACTTGCTGTTGAACTACAAGAAGAGGCCAAAGTGGAGGACCTTCAAGAACCACCAGAAGGAAAGACTGACAAG GCAAAGAAGAATAAGAAAAAGGCAAAGCCTCCAGCAAAAGAGAAAAAACCATCTACATCCCTTAATGGCAAAGAACCAAATGAGG GTACCTGGGAGACCAAGGTCAGTAACCGTGAGAAACGGCAGCAGCGGCGGAAGGACAAGGCTCCAGGTGATGGGTCAGACAGCCCAGAAACAACCGCGGCTTCGAGTGCCATTAGTACCATGGAGGAAATCCAGACCACCCCAGAAGAACCAGAAACCACCATCCCCACCACTGTTGCTACACCTCCAGTCCAAAGAGAAGTGGAGG TGGACCCACCTGAAATTGAAGCAAGCTTTGTACGAGACACTGTTGTTCCTCAAG TGATGCAGAGTTGGCAGGAAGTGCTGGCTGTTGACGGTTCTGGCTGGAGTGATCAGGGCCTGCAGCTTCCTCCTCAGACGGCCAGTGTTCAGGCGGAGAACTGGACCAGCATGACTGTCCCAACTGAGCGTCAGACTAGTGAGCCCTCTGTCTGGCCCCAAGATATGGaag GTTCATGGACTATAGTGGATGGACCTCACATttcagtttcattcagtggctTGACTGCTG TGCCTGAACTGAGTTGGAGTGCTCAGCCTCCTGTGCCACTGGATGATGAGTGGTCCGGAATAA ACAGCAGATCTGGAGATCAATCGTGTGACTGGAACGCTCCGTCAGAGGAGTGGGGGAACTATCCCGGGCAGCAGTCTGTTAGCGCAGCGCCGCTGGAGCCGCCGGTCCCAGAAGTGGCACAGGTCAGTCCGTCCTGCAGCGCTGGGCCT GAGTCTGATAACGAGAAAGATAAAGACGAAGCAGGTGCCCCTGGTAGCGGGAAggctaagaagaagaaaaagaagaagaagaaggtggAGGATGCTGGACCTTCTGCGCAG GTGAAGGCAGAGAAAGAGCCGAGTATCGCAACACTGGCACAGAGTGCAGCCGGAAACACAGCAAGG TCACGTTTGGACGACACGGCACGTGCTGTACCATCAGCTCCGGTACAGACGCAGCAGAGAATGACTGGAACTGAGCCGACTGACAAATCCGCTCCTGGACCAGCACAAA AAAAAACGGATGACAGCAAGGAGTCTTTGAAACAACCAGTCAAAAAGAAGAAGGCTAGAAGAGAGACTTAG
- the mtdhb gene encoding protein LYRIC isoform X2, producing the protein MAPGWQEIASQHVEQITGYVRETLSTGLVYLKSELGIDLGLNPDLCAPWLLLLTAWGALLLILILWVSVCRGLSKRLSETGDIADDTVPPQSVKKADEPRKRNRKKNAEKKAQRNGLAVELQEEAKVEDLQEPPEGKTDKAKKNKKKAKPPAKEKKPSTSLNGKEPNEGTWETKVSNREKRQQRRKDKAPGDGSDSPETTAASSAISTMEEIQTTPEEPETTIPTTVATPPVQREVEVDPPEIEASFVRDTVVPQVMQSWQEVLAVDGSGWSDQGLQLPPQTASVQAENWTSMTVPTERQTSEPSVWPQDMEGSWTIVDGPHISVSFSGLTAVPELSWSAQPPVPLDDEWSGINSRSGDQSCDWNAPSEEWGNYPGQQSVSAAPLEPPVPEVAQVSPSCSAGPESDNEKDKDEAGAPGSGKAKKKKKKKKKVEDAGPSAQSQVKAEKEPSIATLAQSAAGNTARSRLDDTARAVPSAPVQTQQRMTGTEPTDKSAPGPAQKKTDDSKESLKQPVKKKKARRET; encoded by the exons ATGGCACCGGGTTGGCAAGAGATCGCTTCACAGCATGTGGAACAGATAACGGGATATGTTAGAGAAACCCTGTCGACCGGCCTCGTCTATCTGAAGTCTGAGCTGGGAATAGATTTGGGCTTGAATCCTGATCTGTGCGCCCCATGGCTACTCCTTTTAACGGCCTGGGGGGCTCTACTTCTAATTCTGATTTTATGGGTCTCGGTCTGTCGTGGTTTATCAAAAAGACTTTCAGAGACAGGAGACATCGCCGACGACACGGTTCCACCTCAATCGGTGAAGAAGGCAGATGAGCCCCGAAAAAGGAACAGAAAGAAGAATGCTGAGAAG AAAGCCCAGAGGAACGGACTTGCTGTTGAACTACAAGAAGAGGCCAAAGTGGAGGACCTTCAAGAACCACCAGAAGGAAAGACTGACAAG GCAAAGAAGAATAAGAAAAAGGCAAAGCCTCCAGCAAAAGAGAAAAAACCATCTACATCCCTTAATGGCAAAGAACCAAATGAGG GTACCTGGGAGACCAAGGTCAGTAACCGTGAGAAACGGCAGCAGCGGCGGAAGGACAAGGCTCCAGGTGATGGGTCAGACAGCCCAGAAACAACCGCGGCTTCGAGTGCCATTAGTACCATGGAGGAAATCCAGACCACCCCAGAAGAACCAGAAACCACCATCCCCACCACTGTTGCTACACCTCCAGTCCAAAGAGAAGTGGAGG TGGACCCACCTGAAATTGAAGCAAGCTTTGTACGAGACACTGTTGTTCCTCAAG TGATGCAGAGTTGGCAGGAAGTGCTGGCTGTTGACGGTTCTGGCTGGAGTGATCAGGGCCTGCAGCTTCCTCCTCAGACGGCCAGTGTTCAGGCGGAGAACTGGACCAGCATGACTGTCCCAACTGAGCGTCAGACTAGTGAGCCCTCTGTCTGGCCCCAAGATATGGaag GTTCATGGACTATAGTGGATGGACCTCACATttcagtttcattcagtggctTGACTGCTG TGCCTGAACTGAGTTGGAGTGCTCAGCCTCCTGTGCCACTGGATGATGAGTGGTCCGGAATAA ACAGCAGATCTGGAGATCAATCGTGTGACTGGAACGCTCCGTCAGAGGAGTGGGGGAACTATCCCGGGCAGCAGTCTGTTAGCGCAGCGCCGCTGGAGCCGCCGGTCCCAGAAGTGGCACAGGTCAGTCCGTCCTGCAGCGCTGGGCCT GAGTCTGATAACGAGAAAGATAAAGACGAAGCAGGTGCCCCTGGTAGCGGGAAggctaagaagaagaaaaagaagaagaagaaggtggAGGATGCTGGACCTTCTGCGCAG TCGCAGGTGAAGGCAGAGAAAGAGCCGAGTATCGCAACACTGGCACAGAGTGCAGCCGGAAACACAGCAAGG TCACGTTTGGACGACACGGCACGTGCTGTACCATCAGCTCCGGTACAGACGCAGCAGAGAATGACTGGAACTGAGCCGACTGACAAATCCGCTCCTGGACCAGCACAAA AAAAAACGGATGACAGCAAGGAGTCTTTGAAACAACCAGTCAAAAAGAAGAAGGCTAGAAGAGAGACTTAG